A portion of the Musa acuminata AAA Group cultivar baxijiao chromosome BXJ1-1, Cavendish_Baxijiao_AAA, whole genome shotgun sequence genome contains these proteins:
- the LOC135679009 gene encoding protein NRT1/ PTR FAMILY 5.10-like has translation MVTDPLLSRCYPDYVVGAIDYRGRPASRSASGRWTSALFIIAVEIAERFAFYGVSSNLISYLTGPLRESTASAAAAINAWNGVAAMLPLLGAFLADSYLGRYRTIVIASLLYMLSLAMLTLSSLLPSLHLAKCGDTTVDPAGCPPSPSSVAFFYASLYLMAFAQGGHKPCVQAFGADQFDENHPGECAAKSSFFNWWYLGFSGGVLVAVVVLSYVQDYISWGLGFGIPCVAMLLALLVFLLGTNTYRFYPLDENSPFACMRRTVHLAMEEDRGGLDSMDVGCGEGSEGLLRLLPTWATCLTYAMVFGQSSTLFTKQGSTLDRRIGFIYLNLEVPPAALQVFISVSIVGFIPVYDRILVPVARKFTKLPSGITTLQRIGAGLVLSLASMVAAALVEMKRLRTAREFGLVNQPEAVIPMSFWWLAPQYVLSGVADVFAMVGLQEFCYDQVPDALRSLGLALYLSIFGIGSFISGFLVSVIDKASRKKTGESWFSDNLNRAHLDYFYWLLAGLSTLGLLLYLHFAQAYVYKKKGRNASM, from the exons ATGGTCACCGATCCTCTCCTCTCCCGCTGTTACCCCGACTACGTCGTGGGCGCCATCGACTACCGTGGTCGCCCCGCCTCCCGCTCCGCCTCCGGCCGCTGGACCTCCGCCCTCTTCATCATAG CGGTGGAGATTGCTGAGAGGTTCGCGTTCTACGGCGTATCCTCCAACCTGATATCCTACCTCACGGGTCCGCTCCGGGAGTCGACGGCGTCTGCGGCGGCGGCCATCAACGCGTGGAACGGCGTGGCGGCTATGCTGCCTCTCCTAGGGGCCTTCCTCGCCGACTCCTACCTAGGCCGCTACCGCACCATTGTCATCGCCTCCCTGCTTTACATGCTG AGCCTGGCCATGCTGACCCTCTCATCTCTTCTGCCCTCCCTCCACCTTGCCAAATGCGGAGACACCACCGTAGATCCAGCAGGCTGCCCACCTTCACCTTCATCGGTGGCCTTCTTTTACGCCTCCCTCTACCTCATGGCATTTGCCCAGGGAGGCCACAAACCCTGCGTCCAAGCCTTCGGCGCCGACCAGTTCGACGAGAACCACCCCGGCGAATGCGCGGCCAAGAGCTCCTTCTTCAACTGGTGGTACCTGGGGTTCAGCGGCGGCGTCCTCGTCGCCGTCGTCGTCTTGAGCTATGTCCAAGACTACATCAGCTGGGGGCTCGGCTTCGGAATCCCCTGCGTCGCCATGTTGCTCGCCTTGCTGGTGTTCCTGCTCGGAACCAACACCTACCGCTTCTACCCGTTGGACGAGAACAGCCCGTTCGCTTGCATGCGGAGAACCGTCCACTTGGCAATGGAAGAAGATAGAGGAGGACTCGATTCCAT GGATGTTGGTTGTGGAGAAGGCTCGGAGGGGTTGCTTCGACTGTTGCCGACATGGGCGACCTGCTTGACTTACGCTATGGTATTTGGCCAGTCGTCAACGCTCTTCACCAAGCAAGGCAGTACCTTGGACAGGAGGATAGGCTTCATATACTTGAACCTTGAAGTGCCGCCGGCAGCCCTGCAAGTCTTCATCAGCGTCTCCATCGTGGGCTTCATCCCGGTCTACGATAGGATTCTCGTGCCGGTAGCGAGGAAGTTTACGAAGCTCCCTTCCGGCATCACCACGCTCCAGAGGATCGGTGCCGGATTGGTCCTCTCGCTCGCCTCCATGGTGGCAGCAGCTCTGGTTGAGATGAAACGACTCCGAACGGCAAGGGAGTTCGGACTCGTGAACCAACCCGAGGCCGTGATCCCCATGAGTTTTTGGTGGCTGGCGCCGCAGTACGTCCTCTCTGGGGTCGCAGATGTTTTCGCCATGGTTGGCTTGCAGGAATTCTGCTACGACCAAGTCCCTGATGCATTGAGGAGTCTGGGGCTGGCGCTCTACCTGAGCATCTTTGGCATCGGCAGCTTCATCAGCGGATTCCTGGTGTCCGTCATCGACAAAGCCAGCAGAAAGAAAACGGGGGAGAGCTGGTTCTCAGACAATCTAAACCGTGCCCATCTCGATTACTTCTATTGGTTACTTGCAGGTCTCAGTACTTTGGGGTTGCTTCTGTACCTTCACTTTGCACAAGCTTATGTGTACAAGAAAAAGGGACGCAATGCATCTATGTAA